A region of Pseudomonas marginalis DNA encodes the following proteins:
- the alkB gene encoding DNA oxidative demethylase AlkB, with product MPGPTDDLFADDALQQPAAREQIGEQSYVLRGYALPWIERLLPELRRVLAQSPFRQMVTPGGFTMSAALSSCGALGWTSDASGYRYTPLDPRTRQPWPALPDTLRQLAIEAAADAGFVDFAPDACLINRYVPGAKMSLHQDRNERRYSEPVVSISLGLPAVFLFGGHARSDKTRKVSLFHGDVVVWGGVDRLRFHGVMPIKEGVHPIMGPQRINLTFRTAG from the coding sequence ATGCCCGGCCCCACTGATGACCTGTTCGCCGATGACGCCCTGCAACAACCCGCAGCACGTGAGCAGATCGGCGAACAGTCCTACGTGTTAAGGGGCTATGCCCTGCCCTGGATTGAGCGCCTTCTGCCAGAACTGCGCCGTGTGCTGGCGCAATCGCCATTTCGGCAAATGGTTACGCCCGGTGGCTTTACCATGTCGGCGGCCTTGAGCAGTTGCGGCGCGCTGGGCTGGACCAGCGACGCCAGCGGCTACCGCTACACGCCCCTGGACCCTCGCACCCGGCAACCCTGGCCAGCGCTGCCGGACACCTTGCGCCAACTGGCCATAGAAGCCGCGGCAGACGCCGGGTTTGTCGACTTTGCCCCCGACGCCTGCCTGATCAACCGTTATGTTCCGGGCGCGAAAATGTCCTTGCACCAGGACAGGAATGAACGTCGCTACAGCGAGCCCGTCGTGTCGATATCCCTTGGACTGCCGGCAGTTTTCCTGTTCGGTGGCCACGCCCGCAGTGACAAGACCCGCAAGGTCTCGCTGTTCCATGGTGATGTGGTGGTCTGGGGCGGGGTCGATCGGCTGCGCTTTCATGGGGTGATGCCGATCAAGGAAGGCGTGCACCCGATCATGGGCCCGCAACGTATCAACCTCACTTTTCGCACCGCCGGCTGA
- a CDS encoding DNA-binding protein, translating to MARGGINKAVVQTARLAILARGENPSIDAVRIEMGNTGSKTTIHRYLKELDDSEARLTITEAPIDDELGELVARLAQRLKDKAQEPIDLALAQFEQQKSALLAQIEALEEAHGELKQQFDIQAAALAEESAALQTTNTSLQTEQTRNAGLSQACSDYELRINDKDEQIRSLEEKHLHAREALEHYRNAIKEQREQEQRRHEGQLQQVQAELRQAQQSAMVRQDEITQLHRDNERLLIEHRVTAKELAALQEQTRKDQAQQLKLSEHVSQIDSERTLLQERLRVALLESESRQQALAEHGHTNKRLELELMKAHATIEALRLAAAVATAPEATPPA from the coding sequence ATGGCTCGCGGCGGCATTAATAAAGCAGTAGTTCAAACGGCACGCCTGGCGATCCTTGCCCGTGGCGAGAACCCCAGCATCGACGCGGTACGCATCGAGATGGGCAATACCGGCTCGAAAACCACGATCCACCGCTATTTGAAGGAGCTGGACGACAGCGAAGCCCGCCTGACTATCACCGAAGCGCCGATCGACGACGAGCTGGGTGAGCTGGTTGCACGGTTGGCGCAGCGTTTGAAGGACAAGGCTCAAGAGCCGATTGACCTGGCCCTTGCGCAGTTCGAACAGCAAAAATCCGCCCTGCTCGCCCAGATCGAGGCGCTTGAAGAAGCTCACGGCGAACTCAAGCAACAATTCGATATTCAGGCGGCTGCACTGGCAGAAGAAAGCGCTGCCCTGCAAACCACCAATACCAGTCTGCAAACCGAGCAAACGCGCAACGCCGGGCTCAGCCAGGCCTGCAGCGATTACGAGCTAAGGATCAACGACAAGGACGAACAGATTCGCTCGCTGGAAGAAAAGCACCTGCACGCCCGCGAGGCGCTGGAACACTACCGCAATGCGATCAAGGAGCAGCGCGAGCAGGAGCAACGGCGCCACGAAGGCCAGCTGCAGCAAGTACAGGCAGAGCTGCGCCAAGCCCAGCAAAGCGCAATGGTTCGCCAGGACGAAATCACCCAGCTGCACCGTGACAACGAGCGCCTGCTGATCGAGCACCGAGTGACGGCAAAGGAACTGGCTGCGCTGCAGGAGCAAACCCGCAAAGACCAGGCCCAGCAACTGAAGCTGAGCGAACACGTGAGCCAGATCGACAGCGAGCGCACTCTCCTTCAGGAGCGCCTGCGGGTGGCCTTGCTTGAAAGTGAGTCACGCCAACAAGCGCTGGCTGAGCACGGGCACACCAACAAGCGCCTGGAACTGGAGCTTATGAAGGCCCACGCCACTATCGAAGCCTTGCGCCTGGCCGCCGCCGTTGCAACGGCGCCAGAGGCAACACCGCCAGCCTGA
- the gorA gene encoding glutathione-disulfide reductase, translating to MAYDFDLYVIGAGSGGVRAARFAAGFGAKVAVAESRYLGGTCVNVGCVPKKLLVYGAHFAEDFEQASGFGWSLGEANFDWPTLIANKDREINRLNGIYRNLLVNSGVTLHEGHARLVDPHQVEINGERFTARHILIATGGWPQIPDIPGREHAIGSNEAFFLKALPKRVLVVGGGYIAVEFAGIFHGLGAQTSLLYRGDLFLRGFDGSVRTHLKEELTKRGLDLQFNADIERIEKQADGSLKATLKDGRVLEADCVFYATGRRPMLDNLGLENTGVKLDERGFVQVNDQYETTEASILAIGDVIGRVQLTPVALAEGMAVARRLFKPEHYRPVDYAMIPTAVFSLPNIGTVGLTEEEAKKNGHRVQIFESRFRPMKLTLTECQEKTLMKLVVDADTDKVLGCHMVGPDAGEIVQGLAIALKAGATKQHFDETIGVHPTAAEEFVTMRTPVSD from the coding sequence ATGGCCTACGATTTTGACCTGTATGTAATTGGCGCCGGTTCCGGCGGTGTTCGCGCGGCGCGCTTTGCTGCGGGCTTTGGGGCCAAGGTGGCCGTGGCGGAAAGTCGCTACCTGGGCGGCACCTGCGTGAACGTTGGCTGCGTGCCGAAGAAACTGCTGGTGTACGGTGCGCATTTTGCCGAGGACTTCGAGCAAGCCAGTGGCTTTGGCTGGTCCCTGGGTGAAGCGAATTTTGATTGGCCGACCCTGATCGCCAACAAGGATCGCGAGATCAACCGCCTCAATGGCATCTACCGCAACCTGCTGGTCAACAGCGGCGTGACCCTGCATGAGGGGCATGCGCGCCTGGTTGACCCGCACCAGGTGGAAATCAATGGCGAGCGCTTTACGGCCAGGCACATCCTGATCGCTACCGGGGGCTGGCCGCAGATTCCGGATATTCCGGGGCGGGAGCATGCGATTGGCTCCAATGAGGCGTTCTTCCTCAAGGCGTTGCCCAAGCGTGTGCTGGTGGTGGGCGGCGGTTATATCGCGGTTGAGTTCGCCGGGATTTTCCATGGCCTGGGCGCGCAGACCTCGTTGCTCTATCGCGGCGATCTGTTCCTGCGCGGCTTTGATGGTTCGGTGCGCACGCATCTGAAGGAAGAATTGACCAAGCGCGGCCTCGACCTGCAGTTCAATGCCGATATCGAGCGCATTGAAAAGCAAGCCGATGGCAGCCTCAAGGCCACCTTGAAAGACGGTCGCGTGCTGGAGGCCGATTGCGTGTTCTATGCCACTGGCCGACGTCCGATGCTGGATAACCTGGGGTTGGAAAATACCGGCGTGAAACTGGATGAGCGCGGTTTCGTCCAGGTGAACGACCAGTACGAGACTACTGAAGCTTCGATCCTGGCAATTGGTGACGTGATCGGTCGTGTGCAACTGACGCCGGTGGCCCTCGCGGAGGGCATGGCCGTAGCGCGTCGCTTGTTCAAGCCCGAGCACTACCGCCCGGTGGATTACGCGATGATTCCGACAGCGGTATTCAGCCTGCCGAATATCGGTACGGTCGGCCTGACGGAGGAGGAGGCGAAGAAAAACGGGCACAGGGTGCAGATCTTCGAAAGCCGGTTCCGCCCGATGAAGCTGACCTTGACCGAGTGCCAGGAAAAAACCTTGATGAAACTGGTGGTCGACGCGGACACCGACAAGGTGTTGGGCTGCCACATGGTCGGTCCGGACGCGGGCGAGATCGTCCAGGGCCTGGCGATCGCGCTCAAGGCCGGCGCGACCAAGCAGCACTTCGATGAAACCATCGGTGTGCATCCCACGGCGGCGGAAGAGTTCGTCACCATGCGCACGCCTGTGTCCGACTGA
- a CDS encoding site-specific integrase, with protein sequence MSDLDRYLNAATRDNTRRSYRAAIEHFEVSWGGFLPATSDSVARYLVAHAGVLAVNTLKLRLSALAQWHTSQGFPDPTKAPVVRKVLKGIRAVHPAQEKQAEPLQLRHLEQVAASLEAEAREASEAHDPPRLLRAKRDTALILLGFWRGFRSDELCRLSIEHVQATPGAGISLYLPRSKSDRDNLGKTYHTPALLRLCPVQAYSEWLSASALVRGPVFRGIDRWGNLGEEGLHPNSVIPLLRQALERAGIAAEQYTSHSLRRGFATWAHSSGWDLKSLMSYVGWSDMKSAMRYVEATPFLGMTLATQPLL encoded by the coding sequence ATGAGCGATCTGGACCGTTACCTCAACGCCGCCACCCGCGATAACACGCGCCGCAGCTATCGTGCGGCGATCGAACACTTCGAAGTCAGTTGGGGCGGATTTCTGCCGGCCACCAGCGACAGCGTGGCGCGTTACCTGGTGGCGCATGCCGGCGTGTTGGCAGTCAACACCTTGAAGTTGCGGCTCTCGGCATTGGCGCAATGGCATACCAGCCAGGGCTTTCCCGATCCGACTAAAGCGCCGGTGGTGCGCAAGGTGCTCAAGGGGATTCGCGCCGTGCACCCGGCGCAGGAGAAGCAGGCCGAGCCGTTGCAACTCAGGCATCTGGAGCAGGTCGCGGCCTCCCTTGAGGCTGAAGCGCGAGAGGCCAGTGAGGCGCATGACCCACCGCGGTTGCTGCGCGCCAAACGTGACACTGCGCTCATCCTGCTGGGCTTCTGGCGCGGTTTCCGTAGCGATGAGTTGTGCCGATTAAGTATCGAACACGTGCAGGCAACACCCGGTGCAGGCATCAGTCTGTACCTGCCGCGCAGCAAAAGTGACCGCGACAACCTCGGCAAGACCTATCACACCCCGGCGCTGCTGCGCCTCTGTCCGGTGCAGGCCTACAGCGAATGGCTCAGCGCCTCGGCTCTGGTGCGCGGTCCGGTATTTCGCGGTATCGATCGCTGGGGAAACCTGGGGGAGGAGGGCTTGCACCCCAACAGCGTGATACCGCTGCTGCGCCAGGCGCTTGAGCGTGCGGGCATCGCCGCCGAGCAGTACACCAGTCACTCGCTGCGTCGGGGCTTTGCCACCTGGGCCCATTCCAGCGGGTGGGACTTGAAGTCGTTGATGAGTTACGTCGGCTGGAGCGACATGAAATCCGCCATGCGCTATGTTGAAGCGACGCCCTTTCTCGGCATGACATTGGCCACTCAACCGCTGCTTTGA
- a CDS encoding NAD(P)H-dependent flavin oxidoreductase, whose protein sequence is MSTWPDTRILDLLGIDVPIIQAPMAGATSAAMVIAANQAGALGSIPAAMLSIEQLHETLATVRHASTGPINVNFFCHQPPEPDEECNRHWKALLEPYYRELGADFDAPTPVSNRAPFNVASCEVVEQHRPEVVSFHFGLPEKSLLERVKATGAKVLSSATTVEEAIWLERHGCDAIIAMGYEAGGHRGMFLASDLSSQIGTLALVPQVVDAVSVPVIAAGGIGDARGIAAAFVLGASAVQIGTAYLFTPEATLSRAHHLALLTAQASGTALTNLFTGRPARGLLNRLMRELGPVNPAAPAFPLAGGALMPLKAREEAGFGSQWAGQAVGLKHALSTRELTTLLAAQALKTLTRTPD, encoded by the coding sequence ATGAGCACCTGGCCAGACACCCGTATTCTCGACTTGCTGGGCATCGACGTGCCCATCATCCAGGCACCGATGGCCGGTGCGACCAGCGCCGCCATGGTGATTGCCGCCAACCAGGCCGGTGCGCTGGGTTCGATCCCCGCGGCGATGCTGAGCATCGAGCAACTGCATGAAACCCTGGCCACCGTGCGCCATGCCAGTACCGGGCCTATCAACGTCAATTTCTTCTGCCATCAGCCGCCGGAGCCGGATGAGGAGTGCAATCGCCACTGGAAGGCCTTGCTGGAACCCTACTACCGCGAACTGGGCGCCGATTTCGATGCGCCGACTCCGGTCTCCAATCGCGCCCCGTTCAACGTCGCCAGTTGCGAAGTGGTGGAGCAACACCGCCCCGAGGTCGTGAGCTTTCATTTCGGCCTGCCGGAAAAAAGCCTGCTGGAACGTGTCAAGGCGACCGGGGCCAAGGTGCTGTCCTCGGCCACCACGGTCGAGGAAGCGATCTGGTTGGAGCGGCACGGTTGCGACGCGATTATCGCCATGGGGTATGAGGCCGGCGGGCATCGGGGAATGTTCCTGGCTTCGGACCTGAGCAGCCAGATCGGCACGCTGGCCCTGGTCCCGCAAGTGGTGGACGCAGTGAGCGTCCCGGTAATCGCCGCCGGCGGAATCGGCGATGCGCGCGGTATTGCTGCGGCCTTCGTCCTCGGAGCCTCGGCGGTGCAGATCGGCACCGCGTACCTGTTCACCCCGGAGGCGACGCTCAGCCGGGCCCACCATCTGGCCTTGCTGACGGCCCAGGCCAGTGGCACAGCGCTGACCAACCTGTTCACCGGACGCCCTGCCCGTGGCCTCTTGAATCGCCTGATGCGTGAGCTGGGCCCGGTGAACCCGGCGGCGCCGGCCTTTCCTCTGGCAGGCGGCGCGCTGATGCCATTAAAGGCCAGGGAGGAAGCCGGTTTTGGCTCTCAGTGGGCCGGGCAGGCCGTCGGGCTCAAGCACGCACTGTCGACGCGCGAACTGACCACGCTGCTCGCCGCGCAAGCCCTCAAGACGCTTACCCGCACGCCGGACTAG
- the ahpC gene encoding alkyl hydroperoxide reductase subunit C, whose product MPIINSQVKPFKATAYKNGNFVDVTDADLKGKWSVVFFYPADFTFVCPTELEDLADNYAEFQKLGVEIYSVSTDTHFAHAAWHNTSPAIGKIQYTMIGDPTLTISRNFDVLIEEAGLADRGTFVINPEGQIKIVELNDGGVGRDASELLRKIKAAQYVAAHPGEVCPAKWKEGEATLAPSLDLVGKI is encoded by the coding sequence ATGCCTATCATCAACAGCCAAGTAAAACCGTTCAAAGCAACTGCATACAAAAACGGCAACTTCGTAGATGTGACCGACGCTGACCTGAAAGGCAAATGGTCGGTAGTGTTCTTCTACCCAGCCGACTTCACCTTCGTTTGCCCAACCGAGCTGGAAGACCTGGCCGACAACTACGCCGAATTCCAGAAGCTGGGCGTCGAAATCTACAGCGTTTCCACCGACACCCACTTTGCCCACGCTGCTTGGCACAACACTTCGCCAGCCATCGGCAAAATCCAGTACACCATGATCGGCGACCCGACCCTGACCATCTCCCGCAACTTCGACGTCCTGATCGAAGAAGCTGGCCTGGCTGACCGCGGTACCTTCGTGATCAACCCGGAAGGTCAGATCAAGATCGTTGAACTGAACGACGGCGGTGTTGGCCGTGACGCTTCCGAGCTGCTGCGCAAAATCAAGGCCGCTCAATACGTTGCTGCCCACCCAGGCGAAGTGTGCCCAGCCAAGTGGAAAGAAGGCGAGGCTACTCTGGCTCCGTCCCTGGACCTGGTCGGCAAGATCTAA
- the galU gene encoding UTP--glucose-1-phosphate uridylyltransferase GalU, with amino-acid sequence MIKKCLFPAAGYGTRFLPATKAMPKEMLPVVNKPLIQYGVEEALDAGLNEISIVTGRGKRALEDHFDISYELENQIKGTDKEKYLVGIRKLLDECSFSYTRQTQMKGLGHAILTGRPLIGDEPFAVVLADDLCVNLEGDGVLTQMVKLYQKYRCTIVAVQEVDPQETNKYGVIAGDDIGDGLIRVRDMVEKPAPEDAPSNLAIIGRYILTPDIFKLIEETEPGKGGEIQITDALLKQAKDGCVIAYKFKGRRFDCGGAEGYIEATNFCYEHFYKTGKAY; translated from the coding sequence ATGATCAAGAAATGCTTGTTCCCAGCAGCCGGTTACGGCACTCGCTTCTTGCCAGCGACCAAGGCCATGCCCAAAGAGATGCTGCCGGTGGTAAACAAGCCACTGATTCAGTACGGCGTCGAAGAGGCATTGGATGCCGGTCTGAACGAAATCTCTATCGTCACCGGTCGCGGTAAACGCGCACTGGAAGACCATTTCGACATCAGCTACGAGTTGGAAAACCAAATCAAGGGCACCGACAAGGAAAAATATCTGGTCGGTATCCGCAAGCTGCTGGACGAGTGCTCTTTCTCCTACACCCGCCAGACTCAGATGAAAGGCCTCGGCCACGCCATCCTGACCGGTCGCCCATTGATCGGTGACGAGCCGTTCGCCGTAGTACTCGCGGATGACCTGTGTGTAAACCTGGAAGGCGACGGCGTACTGACCCAGATGGTCAAGCTGTATCAGAAATACCGTTGCACCATCGTTGCGGTTCAAGAGGTCGATCCTCAAGAGACCAACAAGTACGGCGTGATTGCCGGTGACGACATTGGTGATGGCCTGATCCGCGTACGCGACATGGTCGAGAAGCCGGCGCCTGAAGATGCACCGTCGAACCTGGCGATCATCGGTCGTTACATTCTGACCCCGGACATTTTCAAGTTGATCGAAGAAACCGAGCCAGGCAAGGGTGGCGAGATCCAGATCACCGACGCCCTGTTGAAGCAGGCCAAAGACGGTTGTGTGATCGCCTACAAGTTCAAGGGTCGTCGTTTTGACTGCGGTGGCGCCGAAGGCTACATCGAAGCCACCAACTTCTGCTACGAGCACTTCTACAAGACTGGCAAGGCTTACTGA
- a CDS encoding DUF1883 domain-containing protein, with protein sequence MKFIHQREHLNEGDIVVIECSQTCNIRLMSDANFRSFKNGGRHTYHGGAFDKFPAKITAPSTGFWNITLDVVTRRAISVTRKPALSHKIRIVRRTSTKLS encoded by the coding sequence ATGAAATTTATCCACCAGCGCGAGCACCTCAACGAGGGAGACATTGTCGTCATCGAATGCTCGCAGACTTGCAATATTCGCCTGATGAGCGACGCGAATTTTCGCAGCTTCAAGAATGGCGGTCGCCACACATACCACGGCGGCGCCTTCGACAAGTTCCCCGCCAAGATCACCGCACCCAGCACCGGGTTCTGGAACATCACCCTGGACGTGGTGACGCGTCGCGCGATCAGCGTCACCCGCAAGCCGGCGCTGTCCCACAAGATTCGCATCGTACGTCGCACCAGCACCAAGCTGAGCTGA
- the ada gene encoding bifunctional DNA-binding transcriptional regulator/O6-methylguanine-DNA methyltransferase Ada, translating into MTTEQDPRWAAILARDPKADGLFVYGVKTTGVYCRPSSASRLPRPENIEFFDTPAQAEAAGYRASKRAAGDQTQLAAQHAQLVADACRQIEHADTAPSLSTLASRAGLSPFHFHRVFKGVTGLTPKGYASAHRSRKVREGLKGPHSVTDALYEAGFNSNSRFYESANQRLGMTPSDYKAGGTNNDILFAVGQCSLGAILVAQSARGVCAILLGDDPDKLVRDLQDQFPRANLVGADRRFEQLIAQVVGFIEAPALGLDLPLDLRGTAFQERVWQALREIPVGSTASYGQIAQRIGAPKAFRAVAQACGANSLAVAIPCHRVVRSNGDLSGYRWGVERKRQLLERERDH; encoded by the coding sequence ATGACTACCGAACAAGATCCGCGCTGGGCTGCGATTCTTGCCCGCGATCCGAAAGCCGATGGGCTGTTCGTCTACGGCGTGAAAACCACCGGTGTGTATTGCCGCCCGAGCAGCGCCTCGCGATTGCCCCGCCCGGAAAATATCGAGTTTTTCGACACCCCGGCACAGGCCGAGGCCGCCGGTTATCGCGCCAGCAAACGCGCAGCCGGTGACCAGACACAACTGGCTGCGCAGCATGCGCAATTGGTGGCTGACGCGTGCCGGCAGATCGAACACGCCGACACCGCGCCCAGCCTCAGCACGCTGGCGAGCCGGGCCGGCCTGAGCCCGTTCCATTTCCACCGGGTGTTCAAAGGCGTGACCGGCTTGACCCCCAAGGGTTACGCCAGCGCCCATCGCTCACGCAAGGTCCGCGAGGGGCTCAAGGGCCCGCATTCGGTAACCGACGCGCTGTATGAAGCCGGTTTTAATTCCAACAGCCGCTTTTATGAGTCGGCCAACCAACGGCTCGGCATGACGCCCAGCGACTACAAGGCCGGCGGCACCAACAACGATATTCTGTTCGCCGTCGGGCAATGCTCGCTGGGTGCAATCCTGGTGGCGCAGAGCGCCCGTGGCGTGTGTGCGATTCTGCTCGGGGATGACCCGGACAAACTGGTGCGCGACCTGCAGGATCAATTCCCCAGGGCCAACCTGGTGGGGGCCGACCGCCGTTTCGAACAATTAATCGCGCAGGTGGTGGGCTTTATCGAGGCGCCGGCCCTGGGCCTGGACTTGCCACTGGACTTGCGTGGCACCGCGTTCCAGGAACGGGTGTGGCAGGCCCTGCGCGAGATTCCGGTGGGCAGCACGGCCAGCTATGGGCAGATCGCCCAACGCATCGGCGCGCCCAAGGCCTTTCGCGCGGTGGCCCAAGCCTGCGGGGCGAACAGCCTGGCGGTAGCGATCCCCTGTCATCGGGTGGTGCGCAGCAATGGCGATCTATCCGGCTATCGCTGGGGGGTTGAACGCAAGCGGCAGCTGCTGGAGCGGGAAAGAGACCACTGA
- the modA gene encoding molybdate ABC transporter substrate-binding protein, whose amino-acid sequence MTFNTPRFVPTCLAALVALLATAAAHADEVQVAVAANFTAPIQAIAADFEKDTGHKLVAAYGATGQFYTQIKNGAPFEVFLSADDTTPQKLESEGDTVKGSRFTYAVGTLALWSAKEGYVDAKGEVLKRNEFKHLSIANPKAAPYGLAATQVLAKVGLTEQVKDKLVEGQNITQAFQFVSTGNAELGFVALSQIYKDGKVTSGSAWIVPAALHDPIKQDAVILNKGKDSAAAKALVDYLKGPKAAAVIQSYGYELSK is encoded by the coding sequence ATGACTTTCAATACCCCTCGCTTTGTACCCACGTGCCTGGCGGCATTGGTTGCGTTGCTCGCGACCGCAGCGGCCCACGCCGATGAAGTCCAGGTGGCCGTAGCGGCCAACTTCACCGCACCGATCCAGGCGATTGCCGCCGACTTCGAAAAAGACACCGGCCACAAACTGGTCGCAGCCTACGGCGCCACCGGGCAGTTCTACACGCAGATCAAGAACGGCGCGCCGTTCGAAGTGTTCCTGAGTGCCGACGACACCACCCCGCAAAAGCTCGAAAGCGAAGGCGACACGGTCAAGGGCTCGCGCTTCACCTACGCCGTGGGCACCCTGGCGCTGTGGTCGGCCAAGGAAGGTTATGTAGACGCCAAGGGCGAGGTGTTGAAGAGGAATGAATTCAAGCACCTGTCCATCGCCAACCCGAAAGCCGCGCCTTACGGCCTCGCCGCCACCCAGGTATTGGCCAAGGTAGGGTTGACCGAGCAGGTCAAGGACAAGCTCGTCGAAGGCCAGAACATCACCCAGGCCTTTCAGTTCGTTTCCACCGGCAACGCCGAGTTGGGTTTTGTGGCCTTGTCGCAGATCTATAAAGACGGCAAAGTCACCAGCGGCTCGGCCTGGATCGTCCCGGCCGCCCTGCACGACCCGATCAAACAGGACGCGGTGATCCTCAACAAGGGCAAGGACAGCGCTGCAGCCAAGGCACTGGTCGACTACCTCAAAGGGCCGAAAGCCGCCGCCGTCATCCAGTCCTACGGTTATGAACTGAGCAAGTAA
- the ahpF gene encoding alkyl hydroperoxide reductase subunit F gives MLDANLKAQLKSYLERVTQPIEIVASLDDGAKSQEMLALLQDVASLTTLITLKTDGDDARKPSFSINRPGAEISLRFAGIPMGHEFTSLVLALLQVGGHPSKASVEVIEQIRALKGEFSFETYFSLSCQNCPDVVQALNLMAVLNPNIRHVAIDGALFQAEVDERQIMAVPSVYLNGVNFGQGRMGLEEILAKLDTSGIEKAAEKISAKEAFDVLVVGGGPAGSAAAIYAARKGIRTGVAAERFGGQVLDTMSIENFISVQETEGPKLASALEAHVRQYDVDIMNLQRASSLVPAKNAGDLHEIRFESGATLKSKTVILATGARWREMGVPGEQEYKAKGVCFCPHCDGPLFKGKRVAVIGGGNSGVEAAIDLAGIVNHVTLLEFDSKLRADAVLQRKLYSLPNVDVITSALTSEVKGDGQKVTGLAYKDRDTGEFKTLDLEGIFVQIGLLPNTDWLKGTVELTPRGEIIVDARGETSLPGVFAAGDVTTVPYKQIVIAVGEGAKASLSAFDHLIRTSAPA, from the coding sequence ATGTTGGACGCCAATCTTAAAGCTCAGTTGAAGTCATACCTGGAACGGGTCACCCAGCCGATCGAGATCGTCGCCTCCCTCGACGACGGCGCGAAATCCCAGGAAATGCTTGCCCTTCTGCAGGACGTAGCCAGCCTCACCACGCTGATTACCCTGAAGACCGATGGCGATGATGCGCGTAAGCCATCGTTCTCCATCAACCGCCCGGGTGCCGAGATCAGCCTGCGTTTCGCCGGCATCCCCATGGGCCATGAATTCACTTCGTTGGTGCTGGCCCTGCTGCAAGTCGGTGGCCACCCGTCGAAGGCCAGTGTCGAAGTCATCGAACAGATCCGCGCGCTTAAAGGCGAGTTCAGTTTCGAGACTTACTTCTCGCTGTCCTGCCAGAACTGCCCGGACGTGGTCCAGGCGCTGAACCTGATGGCCGTGCTCAACCCGAACATTCGCCACGTCGCCATCGACGGCGCGCTGTTCCAGGCTGAAGTCGACGAGCGTCAGATCATGGCGGTGCCGAGCGTCTACTTGAACGGCGTGAACTTCGGCCAGGGCCGCATGGGCCTGGAAGAAATCCTCGCCAAGCTCGACACCAGCGGCATTGAAAAAGCCGCCGAGAAAATCAGCGCCAAGGAGGCCTTTGATGTGCTGGTCGTCGGCGGTGGCCCAGCCGGTTCCGCAGCTGCCATCTACGCCGCACGTAAAGGTATTCGCACCGGTGTTGCCGCCGAACGCTTTGGTGGCCAGGTGCTGGACACCATGTCCATCGAGAACTTTATCTCGGTACAGGAAACCGAAGGGCCGAAACTGGCCAGCGCCCTGGAAGCCCACGTGCGTCAGTACGACGTGGACATCATGAACCTGCAGCGCGCCAGCAGCCTGGTGCCGGCGAAGAATGCCGGTGATCTGCACGAAATTCGCTTTGAAAGCGGTGCGACCCTCAAGTCCAAGACCGTGATCCTGGCCACCGGCGCCCGCTGGCGCGAAATGGGTGTACCGGGCGAGCAGGAATACAAGGCCAAGGGCGTGTGCTTCTGCCCGCACTGCGATGGTCCGCTATTCAAGGGCAAGCGTGTGGCGGTGATCGGCGGCGGTAACTCCGGCGTTGAAGCGGCCATCGACCTGGCCGGGATCGTCAACCACGTGACCTTGCTGGAGTTCGACAGCAAATTACGCGCCGACGCGGTATTGCAGCGCAAGCTGTACAGCCTGCCTAACGTTGACGTGATCACCAGCGCGCTGACCAGTGAAGTCAAAGGCGATGGCCAGAAGGTCACCGGCCTGGCCTACAAGGATCGCGATACTGGCGAGTTCAAGACCCTCGACCTGGAAGGCATCTTTGTACAGATCGGCTTGCTGCCCAACACCGACTGGCTTAAAGGCACTGTGGAATTGACCCCGCGTGGCGAAATCATTGTCGATGCCCGTGGCGAGACTTCACTGCCAGGTGTGTTCGCCGCCGGTGACGTGACGACCGTACCGTACAAGCAGATCGTGATTGCGGTAGGCGAGGGCGCCAAGGCTTCCCTGAGTGCTTTCGATCACCTGATCCGTACCTCCGCTCCGGCGTAA